One window from the genome of Perca flavescens isolate YP-PL-M2 chromosome 17, PFLA_1.0, whole genome shotgun sequence encodes:
- the lzts2a gene encoding leucine zipper putative tumor suppressor 2 homolog isoform X1, with amino-acid sequence MSVWCVRRHRGAMALVQALPVTVTDHPSPGLDVQQCRPLSSQSPSGPCPGPCGPCSSGTAMGSVSSLISGRTYQERHCRAASEFTTKSRRSTPATSCFRLQDNTLRSGSSLEQLLVISNQTLPQAEVLPPPLPTKKQPRPGNSAGPGSGTVAIAVGGGTNGNFGYVSDEVVVGDWNDNLVLSAASPCSDSEDQKDNRTLNGNIGGPPPKLIPVSGQLEKNMEKVLIRPTAFKPVIPKNRHSVLYLSPRPGGSSLSESQASLNLLLPLGGSNNTSGTNVIGGSGGSSTEGKRNSYSGGRNARSSQSCSMSDSGRNSLSSLPTHSSTGYSLAPSEGSNSGSGSGGQIEPVPGLVRNTSAASGSHGHTNSDSGRSSSSKSTGSGSLSGRGQPLSDSGSCGHSPPPVEGYEAVVRELEEKLRERDLELQQLRENLDENEAAICQVYEEKQRRCEKEMEELRQSCATKMKQASQKAQRAQQVLQLQVFQLQQEKKKLQEDFSSLLQDRETLERRCATIQREQTQLGPRLEETKWEVCQKSGEISLLKQQLKEIQSELSQKAGDIVVLKAQLREARSELQASQARSHEAGTALRTRSLELEVCENELQRRKSEAELLREKVGRLEEESARLRDTRSNHGGHSLPGNLSMKGQCMSLSFQQGRGMAGRRGPSPSLYRDAEETHVAWGGDSDEAKAQRQNAEAVLGFRQQVDRLKAELMYERRTGEEQLSRFEDERRVWQEEKEKVIRYQKQLQQNYIQMYRRNRDLERVMRELSLELENRDMEDYEVHNGSNDIHFEEITATEI; translated from the exons aGTGTGTGGTGTGTCAGACGCCATCGGGGTGCCATGGCTCTGGTTCAGGCATTACCTGTGACCGTGACTGACCACCCCAGTCCAGGTCTTGACGTCCAGCAGTGTCGGCCGCTATCATCCCAATCCCCCTCAGGCCCCTGCCCTGGCCCCTGTGGGCCTTGCAGTTCTGGGACAGCCATGGGTTCTGTCAGCAGCCTCATATCAGGCCGGACGTATCAGGAGAGACACTGCCGGGCCGCCAGCGAATTCACCACCAAGTCACGCCGCTCCACGCCGGCAACCAGCTGCTTCCGGCTCCAGGATAACACCCTGCGCAGTGGGAGTTCCCTGGAGCAGCTGCTGGTTATCAGCAACCAAACGCTTCCCCAGGCCGAGGTTCTGCCTCCACCGCTGCCCACCAAGAAGCAGCCCCGGCCGGGTAACTCTGCTGGGCCAGGCAGTGGAACGGTGGCTATAGCAGTAGGTGGTGGCACTAATGGGAATTTTGGGTATGTGAGCGACGAGGTGGTGGTTGGAGACTGGAACGACAACCTGGTGCTATCAGCTGCAAGCCCCTGCAGTGACTCGGAGGACCAAAAGGACAACAGGACTCTGAATGGCAACATTGGAGGGCCTCCTCCTAAACTCATCCCAGTGTCCGGACAGTTAGAGAAG AACATGGAGAAAGTGCTGATCCGTCCTACAGCGTTCAAACCTGTCATTCCCAAGAATCGCCACTCTGTCCTGTACTTGTCACCACGGCCAGGGGGCAGCAGTCTGTCAGAGAGCCAGGCCAGCCTCAACCTCCTGCTGCCCCTCGGGGGATCCAACAACACCAGCGGCACAAACGTCATTGGAGGGAGCGGCGGTTCCAGCACTGAAGGAAAGCGCAACTCCTACAGCGGAGGTCGCAATGCTCGGAGCAGCCAGTCCTGCTCCATGTCAGATTCAGGGAGGAACTCCCTCTCCAGCCTCCCTACTCACAGCAGCACAGGCTACAGTCTGGCCCCCAGTGAGGGCTCCAACTCCGGATCTGGCTCCGGGGGCCAGATAGAGCCCGTTCCGGGCCTGGTCCGAAACACTTCAGCTGCAAGTGGGAGCCACGGCCACACAAACTCAGACAGTGGACGTTCCTCATCTAGCAAGAGCACAGGATCGGGGTCGCTAAGTGGGCGCGGGCAGCCCCTGTCGGACAGTGGGTCCTGTGGCCACTCGCCGCCACCTGTGGAGGGCTACGAGGCGGTGGTGAGGGAGCTGGAGGAGAAGCTGAGGGAACGAGACCTGGAGCTCCAGCAGCTCCGGGAAAATCTGGATGAGAATGAAGCTGCCATCTGCCAG GTGTATGAGGAAAAGCAGCGTCGCTGTGAAAAAGAGATGGAGGAGCTGAGACAGAGCTGTGCAACAAAGATGAAGCAGGCTTCTCAGAAGGCCCAGAGGGCACAGCAAGTGCTACAGTTACAG GTATTTCAACTacagcaagaaaaaaagaagctgcaGGAGGActtctcctctctgctgcagGACAGAGAGACGCTGGAAAGGAGGTGTGCCACCATCCAGAGGGAGCAGACCCAGCTGGGCCCACGTCTGGAAGAGACAAAGTGGGAG GTATGTCAGAAGTCAGGAGAGATCTCCCTCCTGAAGCAGCAGCTAAAGGAGATCCAGTCAGAGCTCAGCCAGAAGGCTGGAGACATTGTGGTGCTAAAGGCCCAGCTGAGAGAAGCACGTTCTGAACTGCAAGCCAGCCAGGCTCGATCCCACGAGGCCGGGACGGCCCTGCGGACTCGATCTCTGGAGCTAGAAGTCTGTGAGAATGAACTCCAGAGGCGCAAGAGCGAAGCTGAGCTGCTACGGGAGAAAGTGGGCCGTTTGGAAGAGGAGTCTGCCCGCCTCCGTGACACACGGTCCAATCACGGTGGACACTCTCTACCTGGAAATCTAAGCATGAAGGGGCAGTGCATGAGCCTCTCATTCCAACAGGGTAGAGGTATGGCAGGGAGGAGGGGTCCAAGTCCGTCTTTGTATCGGGATGCAGAGGAGACTCATGTGGCCTGGGGAGGGGACAGTGATGAAGCCAAGGCTCAGAGGCAGAATGCAGAAGCAGTGTTAGGATTCAGACAGCAG GTGGACAGGCTGAAGGCTGAACTCATGTATGAAAGGAGGACTGGTGAGGAGCAACTGTCACGGTTTGAGGATGAGAGGAGGGTGTGGCAGGAGGAGAAGGAAAAG GTAATCCGCTACCAGAAACAGCTGCAGCAGAACTACATCCAGATGTACCGTCGAAACCGGGACCTCGAACGAGTGATGAGGGAGCTGAGTCTGGAGCTggagaacagggacatggaggACTATGAGGTTCACAATGGCAGCAACGACATCCACTTTGAGGAAATCACCGCCACTGAAAtctaa
- the lzts2a gene encoding leucine zipper putative tumor suppressor 2 homolog isoform X2 has product MALVQALPVTVTDHPSPGLDVQQCRPLSSQSPSGPCPGPCGPCSSGTAMGSVSSLISGRTYQERHCRAASEFTTKSRRSTPATSCFRLQDNTLRSGSSLEQLLVISNQTLPQAEVLPPPLPTKKQPRPGNSAGPGSGTVAIAVGGGTNGNFGYVSDEVVVGDWNDNLVLSAASPCSDSEDQKDNRTLNGNIGGPPPKLIPVSGQLEKNMEKVLIRPTAFKPVIPKNRHSVLYLSPRPGGSSLSESQASLNLLLPLGGSNNTSGTNVIGGSGGSSTEGKRNSYSGGRNARSSQSCSMSDSGRNSLSSLPTHSSTGYSLAPSEGSNSGSGSGGQIEPVPGLVRNTSAASGSHGHTNSDSGRSSSSKSTGSGSLSGRGQPLSDSGSCGHSPPPVEGYEAVVRELEEKLRERDLELQQLRENLDENEAAICQVYEEKQRRCEKEMEELRQSCATKMKQASQKAQRAQQVLQLQVFQLQQEKKKLQEDFSSLLQDRETLERRCATIQREQTQLGPRLEETKWEVCQKSGEISLLKQQLKEIQSELSQKAGDIVVLKAQLREARSELQASQARSHEAGTALRTRSLELEVCENELQRRKSEAELLREKVGRLEEESARLRDTRSNHGGHSLPGNLSMKGQCMSLSFQQGRGMAGRRGPSPSLYRDAEETHVAWGGDSDEAKAQRQNAEAVLGFRQQVDRLKAELMYERRTGEEQLSRFEDERRVWQEEKEKVIRYQKQLQQNYIQMYRRNRDLERVMRELSLELENRDMEDYEVHNGSNDIHFEEITATEI; this is encoded by the exons ATGGCTCTGGTTCAGGCATTACCTGTGACCGTGACTGACCACCCCAGTCCAGGTCTTGACGTCCAGCAGTGTCGGCCGCTATCATCCCAATCCCCCTCAGGCCCCTGCCCTGGCCCCTGTGGGCCTTGCAGTTCTGGGACAGCCATGGGTTCTGTCAGCAGCCTCATATCAGGCCGGACGTATCAGGAGAGACACTGCCGGGCCGCCAGCGAATTCACCACCAAGTCACGCCGCTCCACGCCGGCAACCAGCTGCTTCCGGCTCCAGGATAACACCCTGCGCAGTGGGAGTTCCCTGGAGCAGCTGCTGGTTATCAGCAACCAAACGCTTCCCCAGGCCGAGGTTCTGCCTCCACCGCTGCCCACCAAGAAGCAGCCCCGGCCGGGTAACTCTGCTGGGCCAGGCAGTGGAACGGTGGCTATAGCAGTAGGTGGTGGCACTAATGGGAATTTTGGGTATGTGAGCGACGAGGTGGTGGTTGGAGACTGGAACGACAACCTGGTGCTATCAGCTGCAAGCCCCTGCAGTGACTCGGAGGACCAAAAGGACAACAGGACTCTGAATGGCAACATTGGAGGGCCTCCTCCTAAACTCATCCCAGTGTCCGGACAGTTAGAGAAG AACATGGAGAAAGTGCTGATCCGTCCTACAGCGTTCAAACCTGTCATTCCCAAGAATCGCCACTCTGTCCTGTACTTGTCACCACGGCCAGGGGGCAGCAGTCTGTCAGAGAGCCAGGCCAGCCTCAACCTCCTGCTGCCCCTCGGGGGATCCAACAACACCAGCGGCACAAACGTCATTGGAGGGAGCGGCGGTTCCAGCACTGAAGGAAAGCGCAACTCCTACAGCGGAGGTCGCAATGCTCGGAGCAGCCAGTCCTGCTCCATGTCAGATTCAGGGAGGAACTCCCTCTCCAGCCTCCCTACTCACAGCAGCACAGGCTACAGTCTGGCCCCCAGTGAGGGCTCCAACTCCGGATCTGGCTCCGGGGGCCAGATAGAGCCCGTTCCGGGCCTGGTCCGAAACACTTCAGCTGCAAGTGGGAGCCACGGCCACACAAACTCAGACAGTGGACGTTCCTCATCTAGCAAGAGCACAGGATCGGGGTCGCTAAGTGGGCGCGGGCAGCCCCTGTCGGACAGTGGGTCCTGTGGCCACTCGCCGCCACCTGTGGAGGGCTACGAGGCGGTGGTGAGGGAGCTGGAGGAGAAGCTGAGGGAACGAGACCTGGAGCTCCAGCAGCTCCGGGAAAATCTGGATGAGAATGAAGCTGCCATCTGCCAG GTGTATGAGGAAAAGCAGCGTCGCTGTGAAAAAGAGATGGAGGAGCTGAGACAGAGCTGTGCAACAAAGATGAAGCAGGCTTCTCAGAAGGCCCAGAGGGCACAGCAAGTGCTACAGTTACAG GTATTTCAACTacagcaagaaaaaaagaagctgcaGGAGGActtctcctctctgctgcagGACAGAGAGACGCTGGAAAGGAGGTGTGCCACCATCCAGAGGGAGCAGACCCAGCTGGGCCCACGTCTGGAAGAGACAAAGTGGGAG GTATGTCAGAAGTCAGGAGAGATCTCCCTCCTGAAGCAGCAGCTAAAGGAGATCCAGTCAGAGCTCAGCCAGAAGGCTGGAGACATTGTGGTGCTAAAGGCCCAGCTGAGAGAAGCACGTTCTGAACTGCAAGCCAGCCAGGCTCGATCCCACGAGGCCGGGACGGCCCTGCGGACTCGATCTCTGGAGCTAGAAGTCTGTGAGAATGAACTCCAGAGGCGCAAGAGCGAAGCTGAGCTGCTACGGGAGAAAGTGGGCCGTTTGGAAGAGGAGTCTGCCCGCCTCCGTGACACACGGTCCAATCACGGTGGACACTCTCTACCTGGAAATCTAAGCATGAAGGGGCAGTGCATGAGCCTCTCATTCCAACAGGGTAGAGGTATGGCAGGGAGGAGGGGTCCAAGTCCGTCTTTGTATCGGGATGCAGAGGAGACTCATGTGGCCTGGGGAGGGGACAGTGATGAAGCCAAGGCTCAGAGGCAGAATGCAGAAGCAGTGTTAGGATTCAGACAGCAG GTGGACAGGCTGAAGGCTGAACTCATGTATGAAAGGAGGACTGGTGAGGAGCAACTGTCACGGTTTGAGGATGAGAGGAGGGTGTGGCAGGAGGAGAAGGAAAAG GTAATCCGCTACCAGAAACAGCTGCAGCAGAACTACATCCAGATGTACCGTCGAAACCGGGACCTCGAACGAGTGATGAGGGAGCTGAGTCTGGAGCTggagaacagggacatggaggACTATGAGGTTCACAATGGCAGCAACGACATCCACTTTGAGGAAATCACCGCCACTGAAAtctaa